The Anopheles cruzii unplaced genomic scaffold, idAnoCruzAS_RS32_06 scaffold01872_ctg1, whole genome shotgun sequence region GGCAGCATGTCCATGGCGCTGTGCTACATCGCAAGAGCAAGTTTTGGGCTTCTCCAGTGTGTTTTCACCCCATCGtaacgattatttttattttgtagaTAAATCGGAATAAATCACCCGCCACCAAAATCAACGCCCGTGTGCTGGTTGTAACGGGTAGCAACGAGTGTGCCTCACAGTACATGACTTATATGAATGTGTTCTTTACGGCACAGAAACAAGGCGTTGTAGTCGATGTTTGTGCTCTGGACAAAGCGCTCAGTCTACTGCAGCAAGGATGTGATATTACCGGGGGACAATATCTTCGGTTAGAGCAGCTGGATGGTTTCCTTCAATATCTGCTCGTAAGTTTCACCAGCTAACATATGAGAGAAAATAAGCCAATGGCCTTCTTGTGTTTCGTCGCAGTGGGTTTTTCTACCGGATCCACAGATGCGCTGCAAACTGGTCCTTCCGCCCCCCGTTAAGGTGGACTACCGGGCGGCTTGTTTCTGCCACCGGGAGCTTATCGACATCGGTTACGTGTGTTCCGTCTGTTTGTCAATCTTCTGTAAATTCAGCCCCATCTGCACTACCTGCCAGTGAGTTTAGGAGCATAAGGGGTCAATTGCATTACATTGATggcatttattttctttcagcACCGTCTTCAAAGCACCTGCACCGATTGCGgccaaaccgaaaaagaaaaaactcaaaacatGATCAATACTGTGAAAAAGAATGATTCTTTACTACACACTCTTCCTTGGCGGgttcaaataaaacacttttgTCTACAGCGGTGCCATCATCACTACTCGTTGCGAACCATTTTGCAGATGTACATTGGCCCGAAGTTGGCTGGCAGGAACGGAAGTACGAGTTGGCCGTACTTTAGCGTGCCGGGGTTAGCAAACTTGAACACATCCCTCAGCGGTTGCATCATGAGGCTCAGGTCCCTAGTGATTGTTGAAGAGACAATTAATGGATGAACCGAATTGAATTTTACGTTACTCACCTAATCGTAACCGTTATTCCAAGttcgttgaaaatgttgctcaGGGCCATGTGCACAACGCCATCGTTTTGTACCGGACTCAGGCTGCACGTCGAGTACACAAGTGTTCCGCCAGGCCGCAATAGTTGCAAACAGTTGGCCAAAATTCCGGCCTGCAACTCAGGCAAACGCAAACGCTCCTTAACACGCGAAggtttgaaaatattattgtCGTTCTGCATCACCGAATGGCGATCGTTCGTGCAGGGCACATCAACCAGCACCCGATCGTACATTCCGTACTCTCGCAGATTGCGCGCATCGGTCTGTGTGATAAAGCAACGCCGTTGCTTCCACTTCTCATCGTAATCGTACAAATATTGACGCATCAGGCTACGAATCCGATTGCAGCGGCTCTCCTGCAGATCGTTCATAACAATCGTGCCGGGGATCAGCGTTTGCAGCAGGAGCAACGATTTACCACCCGGTGCCGAACACGCATCCAGCACCCTTTCACCGGGTTGCACGTCCAACGCGAGAGGAGGCAAACAGGAGGCTCCATCGAACAGGAAGTGCGACAGAACACCCGTCGCGCTCTTCCGAGGGCTTCGAAAAGTGGACACATTGGCCCGTTCGTACGTGTAAAGATGCAACGTTTCCGGGATGGAGAAGCTGTCCTCCATTACTATGTTTAGCGGAAAGTCGGTGCTGTTACTGTAATATTTGTAGTGCTCCGATTCGAACACGAAATCTTCCATCCCTTTCAGCTTCGTTGCCGGCACAAATTCGTGCAGAGCGGCCGAGCTGACTGCCGGATCTACCAGCCGATGGTAATCGATTTCCGTGTCATCCCGGAGCGCCTTATCGAGCGACTTCTTATGATCGACTACCTCACAGGCTTCCGTTTCGGAGGGACGGTTGGTCGTTGATTTACCAATCGAACTAGGGGCCGCCTCCGGATCGGCCCGGTATAGGTTTTGTGCCTCTTCCTGCTCACGGTTCGCTTGGAAGGCCTGCACTCGGTCACCCATCTTGTACACCTTGTCCCCGGAGAACAGATCACGGTTTTCAGTAACAAGTGCATTCTTTTGTGCGTTATAAATTTGCCGCACATCAATTGCCCCATCCGCCTGGAGCAGTCCGATCGTTTCTTCTGTGTCACCGAACTGATTGACGAGTGCGAAATATTTGTGCTCGCACTGAAGCGCCACCCGGATGTTTTTCCATCGTGCACCAAACACGGATCCGTAGAAATCGTCGTAGTTGGCGAGTGCCCGATCTTTGGGAAACTGTTTCTTGCGTTGCTCGGACTGTGTGAAGGGAATGGAGCGTTAGTGTTCATTATAACCCGCCGGATGTTTGTTTGGGCCTACCCAATGAGATTTACTGTGTCGAAATCGTCGCAAAATCGTCGGAAACCGATTCACCGGGCGCAACATcgtggaaaaaaaacccttctATAACACGTGCTAGACATCacaggaaagaaaacgaagaatttcGATTACAACTACAGCGTATAACAATATCGCTTTGTAACAATTATTCTATACCTATCAATATCGCTGATTTTTACATAATCTCACGGAGAACGTATTAAATTCACAAAATACCGTCGTTATTTACCCTGGAACTacggaatgaaaacaaagcaaaaggCCGGtacgaaacgtcaaaactgGCATTGCGTACCATTGCGTCGGCGTGTGCGCGCACGTAAACAAAGGCGACGGTTGTTCGGACGACCCCACGACCAATGCGCGAAGCCAGTTCCGCGAAACCTTTCACCGCGAACGGTTGGTGCGTTTTGGTGCGTTTGAATTCAGTTCTCACGAGATATTCGTCCCCCTTTTTGATGGTGATTTTTTTGTCTGGCACAAGCGGCCAACAGTGTGTTCCGTGGTGGTAACAAGCCGTAACCATAGCGACTATTGTCGAAGTGCTTCGCTGGGTGAATCCCTTCGTGTGCTCTCGGTTTGTAGCGTTTATCGCGTTGCTGTAACGACGAATTAGAACGGGCCCAGAAGCTGCTGCAGTTTTGGATTAATTGTCTAACGCGTGTCTGTGAGTGCATTCATCACGCACCGGAGCGTGTTGGTGTAAGAAGACGCCAAGAAGGTTAGTGGAAAGGTTTATGGCCATAGAAAGTGgaacgtgtgtgt contains the following coding sequences:
- the LOC128276646 gene encoding general transcription factor IIH subunit 3-like gives rise to the protein SMSMALCYIARINRNKSPATKINARVLVVTGSNECASQYMTYMNVFFTAQKQGVVVDVCALDKALSLLQQGCDITGGQYLRLEQLDGFLQYLLWVFLPDPQMRCKLVLPPPVKVDYRAACFCHRELIDIGYVCSVCLSIFCKFSPICTTCHTVFKAPAPIAAKPKKKKLKT
- the LOC128276647 gene encoding 5-methylcytosine rRNA methyltransferase NSUN4-like, which produces MLRPVNRFPTILRRFRHSKSHWSEQRKKQFPKDRALANYDDFYGSVFGARWKNIRVALQCEHKYFALVNQFGDTEETIGLLQADGAIDVRQIYNAQKNALVTENRDLFSGDKVYKMGDRVQAFQANREQEEAQNLYRADPEAAPSSIGKSTTNRPSETEACEVVDHKKSLDKALRDDTEIDYHRLVDPAVSSAALHEFVPATKLKGMEDFVFESEHYKYYSNSTDFPLNIVMEDSFSIPETLHLYTYERANVSTFRSPRKSATGVLSHFLFDGASCLPPLALDVQPGERVLDACSAPGGKSLLLLQTLIPGTIVMNDLQESRCNRIRSLMRQYLYDYDEKWKQRRCFITQTDARNLREYGMYDRVLVDVPCTNDRHSVMQNDNNIFKPSRVKERLRLPELQAGILANCLQLLRPGGTLVYSTCSLSPVQNDGVVHMALSNIFNELGITVTIRDLSLMMQPLRDVFKFANPGTLKYGQLVLPFLPANFGPMYICKMVRNE